In Candidatus Poribacteria bacterium, the genomic stretch ACGGAGGGGCCGAGTGGATGGTTCAGAAGGAGATAAGCGGAGGAGGACCGCTCCACAACCTTGGCGTCCACTGGATAGACCTTTTCAGGTGGATCTCCGGCCAGGAGGTCAGATCAGTGGCAGCGAGAATCAACTCGCTCACACATGGGCTGGAGATAGAGGATAATTCGCACGCCCTGCTGGTTTTTGAAAGCGGTGCGGTCGCCTCACTGGATATAAGCTATTCCGCCGCCTATGGATATGATCTCTTCGTCCAGGTAAGGGGAACAGAAGGTATCATCTCATGGAAACCTCAGATGGAGGGGGCAGGCACGGTTGAAATCATTCGAGGTAGAGAACGAGACGTGGTAGAGATAAAGGAGGAGAGGGTGGAAGGATACGGCGGAGTATGGGGAGTGAGATTTATAGAGGAGTTCCTGAAGGCGATAATGGAGAACTCTCAACCTCCTATAACGGGGGAAGACGGCTATAAAGCTCTGAGGGTTGTCGAGGCGGCATACGAATCCTCAAGGGAGAGGAGGTTTATCGAAGTGAAATAGTTAATCGTCCGCCCTCTGCTTCTCCTCCTGAGGTTTTTCCATCCCGCGTTTTTGGGGGCTCTGATATCTACTCATCAGCGTCAGAGCGAGAGCGGTTGACAGCGCTACGGAAGTCAGGACCTCCAGCATGAGCCTTCCCTTATCGCTCATTATGGCAAAGGCGATGATTATCATAACCGTTACCAACAGGAATTTCATCTCGATCACCCATCGTTATTTATCGGTGGGATCGAAGATGAAGTTGAGCCCCTTTTACAACCATCCTGCCGCCTTCGCCAGAAGTTTGACGTAGTAGACGAAATCCGGCCATGAGACGTCGGGCGGACGTCATGTAGGAGACAAGGAGAGGAAAGAGACGTACTGCGTAGGGCGGCGACCGGCATGAGCAAGCTCATAAGCGTGGGAAAACCTGCCTCCTGCTTCCTGGGGAAAATCAACGTGAATCGCCGATTATCCCCCGCTCAATATAGTATGAGGGGAATTTAATAAGCCCGAACCTGATCATCTCCTCCCTGATCTTCTCCCTTTCCTTCTCGCTTAAGGGGAGTATGGGGGGGAGGACCCATGGTTTACAGAGACCGAGCTCGCTCATCA encodes the following:
- a CDS encoding Gfo/Idh/MocA family oxidoreductase, whose protein sequence is MVFKVGIIGLHHLHSEGYIRLLENLSDANVTAIADEDESLLRRMGDKYGIPELHRDWRDLIRNSDVDLVIILLPHAMCPDAAVSACESGRHVIVEKPMSNRSEGILRMISAARNSGVKLTTPYLWRYCAAAMRIKEMIDRRVIGQIVAFEGRNIAGPPQRYLDGGAEWMVQKEISGGGPLHNLGVHWIDLFRWISGQEVRSVAARINSLTHGLEIEDNSHALLVFESGAVASLDISYSAAYGYDLFVQVRGTEGIISWKPQMEGAGTVEIIRGRERDVVEIKEERVEGYGGVWGVRFIEEFLKAIMENSQPPITGEDGYKALRVVEAAYESSRERRFIEVK